A single region of the Schizosaccharomyces osmophilus chromosome 3, complete sequence genome encodes:
- the kcs1 gene encoding inositol polyphosphate kinase Kcs1 yields the protein MQNTSKCYLPSSCGGRDVEYPERRLEKVKCPESGFLAKEMKNREPNSDFSLQKSTHPSKVLSSGRRRSDQFSKSDFENNVPRNLSSVHHAAVSSHPSYPQINEPQSRTAPLSRRSSDQYRLHSPNDQQVSFHESLKDLLQTTDSTDMHPPSPFSTTEPSIQIQESSSLDPDANDSQASPDVHPARKASKSLRVFASSTLNTKDGNNNTLHPVPESDSVGRASPAVPDQSAKYSHQNYHSNSTPGFLEPNVSNTNPQDSLTATPKVSRGRKEGSTNSKTTATYIPHHPSTKSSQHLPLLPDASFEFDRSLSRPRSSPLSTPRSSFSSKSSSPPDENPFFNWNVDYPITVQLEPFKHQVGGHTAFFRFSRRAVCKPLTRNENTFYETIETCHPELLPFIPKYIGVLNVTHTETDQNKEDTDAAGKDQDVSQSSSKTHKKNIYGQSQRQTCGYIPEVSVEQNRHIFPEWMLPDHSRYGAGKNHHNKSSSLDDRPSSNNPDSPQPRKTPWGTTLINRKLREQVLKEVFAPKHARQSLASRYKLRNTHRSSRPSVFRDNTVNVFPYDNNSRSRRNSEADPNKSLSCSVEDKCYDMCTAVDEENEEMDYDPLSKQNKCPRNQRRYSSDAVWEEPESNEFPRLSEMLGDYECKPGLPKSSKYIEYSKKMQAQKNASEVPMFDMDNEDSFEDPPPLEAVDNSLADDRAHRTTSFPMLSKALPEEHEESKHSEEDLDALLRSTQIERYIVIEDLTSGMNRPCVLDVKMGTRQYGIMATEKKKASQTKKCAMTTSRVLGVRICGMQVWHSRFQSYTFEDKYVGRDIKAGEEFQLALMRFLGWTEEDEDNEHVLILHIPAILRKLRHLEQIVRLLRGSRLYASSLLFIYDGEPSPNNGSSSSLDHEGATPREIDIRIVDFANCVFAEDKNMLSDATCPPQHPDSYDKGYVRGLRTLRLYFSKIYRESKGMHVAERGYEDNFTEACDELGEEFDFPDEDAACGDAST from the coding sequence ATGCAGAACACATCAAAGTGTTACCTGCCAAGTTCGTGTGGTGGCAGAGACGTCGAATATCCAGAGAGAAGATTAGAGAAGGTAAAATGCCCAGAAAGCGGTTTCCTTGcgaaagaaatgaaaaatcgTGAACCAAATTCAGATTTTTCGCTGCAAAAATCTACACATCCTTCAAAGGTTTTGTCTTCAGGTAGACGACGAAGTGACcagttttcaaaatctgACTTCGAAAACAATGTTCCTAGAAATCTATCATCCGTTCATCATGCTGCCGTATCCTCACATCCTTCCTATCCGCAAATAAATGAACCACAATCTCGTACCGCTCCACTTAGTCGACGTTCTTCTGATCAATATCGACTACATAGTCCTAACGATCAacaagtttcttttcatgaatcATTAAAAGACCTTCTTCAGACTACCGATTCTACTGATATGCACCCTCCATCCCCCTTCTCAACTACTGAACCTTCAATCCAAATTCAGGAGTCGTCATCACTGGATCCGGATGCTAACGATTCTCAAGCATCCCCGGACGTTCATCCCGCAAGGAAAGCCAGTAAATCATTACGTGTGTTTGCATCCTCGACTTTAAATACTAAAGATGGCAATAATAACACTTTGCATCCTGTCCCTGAAAGTGATTCTGTCGGACGAGCTTCTCCTGCCGTTCCTGACCAATCTGCGAAATACTCTCATCAAAACTATCATTCAAACTCTACCCCCGGTTTTCTTGAACCCAATGTATCCAATACAAATCCTCAAGATTCTTTAACTGCCACTCCTAAGGTTTCTCGAGGTCGTAAAGAGGGATCCACCAATTCCAAGACCACCGCTACGTATATTCCTCACCATCCCTCTACTAAATCATCTCAACATTTACCTCTTTTACCTGATGcatcttttgaatttgatcGCTCTCTATCTCGTCCTCGTTCTAGCCCTTTATCTACTCCTCGTTCTTCGTTTTCctcaaaatcttcttccCCCCCAGATGAAAATCCCTTCTTTAATTGGAATGTTGATTATCCCATCACTGTCCAACTAGAACCCTTTAAACATCAAGTCGGTGGCCATACGGCtttttttcgcttttctAGAAGAGCTGTCTGTAAGCCATTGACTCGCAAtgaaaatactttttaCGAAACCATTGAGACTTGTCATCCTGAATTGTTACCATTTATTCCTAAGTATATTGGTGTTTTGAATGTCACTCATACTGAAACAGATCAGAACAAAGAAGATACAGACGCTGCTGGAAAGGATCAAGACGTTTCCCAGTCTTCCTCTAAAACtcacaagaaaaatatttatggTCAGTCTCAACGTCAAACCTGTGGATATATCCCGGAAGTCAGCGTAGAACAAAACCGACACATTTTTCCTGAATGGATGCTTCCTGATCATAGCCGATACGGTGCTGGAAAAAACCACCATAACAAATCGAGCTCTTTAGATGATCGGCCATCTTCTAACAATCCCGATTCTCCGCAGCCTCGAAAGACGCCTTGGGGTACTACGttaataaatagaaaattgCGTGAACAAGTGTTGAAAGAAGTCTTTGCCCCTAAGCATGCTCGCCAATCACTAGCTTCTCGCTACAAGCTACGGAATACGCACCGATCGAGCAGACCCTCTGTTTTTAGAGATAACACTGTTAATGTTTTTCCTTATGATAATAACTCTCGTTCCAGGCGAAATTCTGAGGCTGATCCTAATAAGAGTCTGTCCTGTAGTGTTGAGGATAAGTGTTATGATATGTGTACTGCTGTTGATgaggaaaatgaagaaatggaCTATGATCCTTTAAGTAAGCAGAATAAATGTCCTCGAAACCAAAGACGATACTCTTCCGATGCTGTATGGGAAGAGCCAGAGTCAAACGAATTCCCCCGTTTATCTGAGATGCTGGGCGATTATGAGTGCAAACCTGGTTTGCCAAAATCCTCCAAATACATTGAATATAGTAAGAAGATGCAAGCCCAGAAAAATGCATCAGAAGTCCCTATGTTTGACATGGACAACGAAGACTCATTTGAAGATCCTCCTCCCCTTGAAGCTGTCGATAATAGTCTAGCAGATGATCGAGCGCATAGAACGACTTCATTTCCAATGTTGTCGAAGGCATTACCTGAAGAACAtgaagaatcaaaacaCTCGGAAGAAGATCTTGACGCCTTGCTTAGATCAACTCAAATTGAACGCTATATTGTAATTGAAGATTTAACAAGTGGAATGAATCGTCCTTGTGTTTTAGATGTTAAGATGGGAACCAGGCAATATGGTATAATGGCTAccgaaaagaagaaagcatCTCAAACCAAGAAGTGTGCTATGACTACATCTCGCGTATTGGGTGTTAGAATATGTGGGATGCAAGTGTGGCATTCAAGATTTCAATCGTACACGTTTGAGGACAAGTACGTCGGTAGGGATATAAAAGCAGGTGAGGAGTTTCAGCTTGCATTGATGCGATTTTTAGGATGGACGGAGGAGGATGAGGATAATGAGCACGTACTAATACTTCATATCCCTGCTATTTTACGAAAATTGAGGCATCTGGAACAGATTGTTCGTTTGTTAAGAGGTTCCAGATTATATGCGAGctctcttttatttatatatgaTGGCGAACCTTCACCAAACAACGGATCCAGTAGTTCATTAGATCACGAAGGAGCCACTCCGAGAGAAATCGATATTAGAATTGTCGATTTTGCGAATTGCGTTTTTGCAGAAGATAAAAATATGCTTTCAGATGCGACTTGCCCTCCACAGCACCCAGATTCGTACGACAAAGGATACGTTCGAGGTTTACGCACCTTACgcctttatttttctaaaatatATCGAGAATCAAAAGGAATGCACGTTGCTGAACGTGGTTATGAAGATAATTTTACTGAGGCTTGCGATGAGCTTGGCGAAGAGTTTGACTTTCCTGATGAAGACGCTGCTTGTGGAGACGCTTCTACTTGA
- the rpl3601 gene encoding 60S ribosomal protein L36 — MAPGLVVGLNKGKALTKRQLPERPSRRKGQQSKRTTFVRSIVREVAGFAPYERRVMELIRNSQDKRARKLAKKRLGTLKRAKGKIEELTGVIQSSRLAH, encoded by the exons GCACCAGGACTTGTCGTTGGATTAAACAAGGGAAAGGCTTTGACCAAGCGTCAATTGCCCGAGCGTCCTTCTCGTCGTAAAGGACAACAATCGAAGCGTACTACTTTTGTTCGCTCTATTGTCCGTGAGGTCGCTGGTTTCGCCCCCTATGAGCGTCGTGTTATGGAATTGATCCGTAACTCTCAAGACAAGCGTGCCCGTAAGCTTGCCAAGAAGAGA CTTGGTACCCTCAAGCGTGCTAAGGGTAAAATCGAGGAGCTCACCGGTGTCATTCAAAGCTCTCGTTTGGCTCATTAA
- the erv29 gene encoding COPII adaptor Erv29 gives MTSRAPYSTIPLSVNQESYATRANYGLRQRTLSERASQVVEQAEIFLTPLGPYMPILGRFLIVATYFEDAIRIVTQWPDQVSYMRDYRRFRFGTAPLLLFLCVVLMFVGSTMVVFRKRQAYAIGSLLFVTLLQAFAYGLLSSGEMFFRNVSVIGGLCLVASDTFIHRRLNRFAGLPAVSEHNKRTYFQLGGRVLLIFMFIGLLAKEGSGITYTRIFVHLLSVTACTMVVIGFKAKYFAAILVLILSVSNFIINSFWSISKNSPHRDFYRYDFFQTLSIIGGLLYLVNTGPGKFSVDEKKKIY, from the coding sequence atgACCTCACGTGCTCCATATTCCACAATTCCTTTGTCGGTCAACCAAGAGTCTTACGCAACACGCGCTAACTATGGGCTTCGACAAAGAACACTTTCAGAGCGTGCATCTCAAGTCGTAGAACAAGCAGAGATTTTTTTGACTCCTTTGGGTCCCTACATGCCCATTTTGGGTCGGTTCCTTATCGTTGCTACGTATTTCGAAGATGCAATTCGAATTGTTACACAGTGGCCCGACCAGGTCTCTTATATGCGCGACTACCGCCGCTTCCGTTTTGGAACTGCCCCCTTGTTGCTTTTCCTATGTGTAGTCCTCATGTTTGTTGGTTCGACAATGGTGGTATTTAGAAAGCGTCAAGCTTATGCTATCGGCTCTTTATTGTTTGTGACCCTTTTGCAAGCCTTCGCTTATGGCCTACTTAGCAGTGGTGAGATGTTCTTCCGAAACGTCAGTGTCATTGGCGGTCTTTGTCTCGTAGCTAGCGACACCTTTATCCATCGCCGTCTTAATCGGTTTGCTGGTTTGCCAGCTGTTTCGGAGCACAATAAACGCACTTATTTCCAACTTGGTGGTCGTGTTTTGcttatttttatgtttatCGGCCTTTTAGCCAAGGAAGGAAGTGGCATCACCTACACCCgtatttttgttcatttaCTCTCCGTAACCGCTTGTACAATGGTTGTCATCGGCTTTAAGGCTAAATACTTTGCAGCTATATTGgttttaattctttcaGTCTCCAACTTTATTATTAACAGTTTTTGGtccatttccaaaaacagCCCTCATCGTGATTTTTACCGTTATGACTTCTTTCAAACGCTTTCTATTATTGGTGGTTTGTTGTATCTCGTAAACACTGGTCCTGGTAAGTTTTCtgttgatgaaaagaaaaagatatattaG
- the raf2 gene encoding CLRC ubiquitin ligase complex subunit Raf2: MRLSPTSRKSLYKRETHGLQKISVTNAHGKLSDLEDVFEYGPFTLTGLLVTNKRENGQFNEDNTVVGHSIKISPIWMYSLHDESKEETMRVYIPTLNRRYVILSSSTEYQPYYEEILEKNRLFYILKNKFKQDMVRGHLQDYDSYISVVSKKMNFASEYHSILLIQKHLRFLLSQMTSNHSLHIWAESPFLQRIRSSYEHVIYEIHANIQNVRFRRKDTKRSSVTEKENQDSRPLESQKPLSLAFQPVQPVHVASLNIQQQQFSTQTLPVQYPHNDSWLPGLRIVDPNFDAITLWKGIQEAQEKSNFSSISLEEASQLIAKESQSTNLEAKTKIIGHGESLLQMMYFTPSWRGSVLFNDLKHAIGYRTTIYQARVQFRERCRQQAQRFDHSVFKFENENVGIDPFSNKLEPSKVSLPLYDILLKQLSLGLPGADYTYAQYVRLLSMKYAVQREKVEDLIISILPEFLQCFSNELGYWPVFSIYSYLFECLRKLYPDVRCNIPNLWDEVWLNKKNTFSNLVKGSPVTTSVPAPSTSIPFNSREAASNSNKLNLLQYSDVEAEKQRQYMFYELQKVYPVQLESDIHSGIWTCPVKRCLYFSVNENPLKPNPNVYVHLIGHIKSKPVLQDLSDTMSTLTEEIEMVSHEIQ; this comes from the coding sequence ATGCGTCTTTCACCGACGAGTAGAAAGTCCTTATATAAACGCGAGACACATGGGTTACAAAAGATTAGTGTAACAAACGCGCATGGGAAGCTGTCTGACCTAGAGGACGTGTTTGAGTACGGGCCGTTTACTTTGACGGGGCTATTGGTAACAAATAAACGGGAGAATGGTCAGTTCAACGAGGATAATACGGTAGTTGGTCATTCCATTAAAATCTCTCCTATTTGGATGTACAGCTTGCATGATGAATCTAAAGAGGAAACAATGAGGGTATACATTCCAACGTTGAATCGTCGATATGTTATcttgtcttcttcaacagaGTATCAACCATATTATGAAGAaatattggaaaaaaatcGATTATTCTATATTCTAAAGAACAAATTCAAGCAAGACATGGTGCGAGGACATTTGCAAGATTATGATAGCTACATTTCCGTTGtgagcaaaaaaatgaattttgcATCTGAGTACCATTCTATTTTACTAATTCAAAAACACCTTCGATTTTTATTATCGCAAATGACCAGCAATCATTCCCTTCATATATGGGCTGAATCACCTTTTTTGCAGCGAATTCGTTCTTCCTATGAGCATGTCATATATGAAATTCATGCAAATATCCAAAATGTTCGCTTTCGGAGGAAAGATACGAAGCGATCGTCAGTTACTGAAAAGGAGAATCAAGACAGTCGCCCTCTGGAATCTCAAAAACCACTTTCCCTAGCTTTTCAACCCGTTCAACCAGTTCACGTGGCGTCCCTAAACATACAGCAACAACAGTTTTCTACGCAGACGCTTCCCGTACAATACCCTCATAATGACTCTTGGCTTCCAGGTCTTCGGATTGTCGATCCAAATTTTGATGCTATTACCCTGTGGAAAGGAATACAAGAAGCGCAAGAAAAGTCAAACTTTTCTTCGATTTCTCTTGAGGAGGCATCCCAGTTGATTGCTAAAGAATCTCAAAGTACAAACttggaagcaaaaacaaaaattataGGGCATGGAGAATCATTGTTACAAATGATGTATTTTACCCCTTCCTGGCGAGGATCAGTTTTGTTTAATGATTTAAAGCATGCTATTGGATATCGAACTACAATATACCAAGCGAGAGTGCAATTTCGGGAGCGTTGCCGACAGCAGGCTCAACGATTCGATCATTCTGtcttcaaatttgaaaatgaaaatgttgGCATTGATCCATTTTCGAACAAATTAGAGCCTAGCAAAGTGTCTTTACCTTTGTATGATATTCTTCTTAAACAACTAAGTCTTGGTTTGCCGGGCGCAGATTATACGTACGCTCAATATGTGCGTCTGCTAAGTATGAAATATGCTGTACAACgagaaaaagttgaagatTTAATAATTAGCATTCTTCCTGAATTTTTGCAAtgcttttcaaatgaaTTAGGTTACTGGCCGgtgttttctatttatagttatttatttgaatGTTTGAGGAAATTATATCCTGATGTTCGCTGTAATATTCCTAATCTATGGGACGAGGTGTGGctcaataaaaagaatacttTTTCGAATCTAGTTAAAGGCTCCCCAGTAACGACATCAGTTCCTGCTCCTTCCACTTCTATTCCATTTAACTCTCGAGAGGCCGCGTCGAACTCAAACAAACTGAACTTGCTTCAGTATTCCGACGTTGAAGCTGAGAAACAAAGGCAGTATATGTTTTACGAGTTGCAGAAAGTTTATCCTGTCCAACTGGAATCTGATATACATTCAGGTATCTGGACTTGCCCCGTAAAGCGTTGTTTGTATTTCTCTGTTAACGAGAATCCGTTGAAGCCCAATCCTAATGTTTATGTACATTTGATAGGTCACATAAAATCCAAACCTGTGTTGCAGGATTTATCCGATACCATGAGTACTTTGactgaagaaattgaaatgGTAAGTCATGAAATACAATGA